Part of the Nicotiana sylvestris chromosome 5, ASM39365v2, whole genome shotgun sequence genome is shown below.
TACTTCCGATGAGGATTATCTAGAACTTTCTCAAGCTTTCAGTGATTTCTCAGCTTGTAGCAGTGATATCTCCGGAGAGTTACAGCGGTTAGCTAGTGTTCCAGTTTCGGATCAAGGTAACCCGAATTCTAAACCCGAACCAGAGCCGGAACCTTGTTTCGGGTTTCTAGAAAGAGAGAAGTTTTCAACGGAGATAATCGAGAGTATTTCGCCGGAGGATCTTCAACCGACGGTGAAACTCTGCGTCGACAGCTTAAATTCTCCTTCAGTCGCTGTTAAAAGATCAGCGGCAGCTAAATTAAGGCTATTAGCTAAAAACAGGGCTGATAATCGTGCTTTAATCGGCGAATCAGGTGCGATTCCAGTCCTAATTCCACTTCTCCGGTGCACCGACCCGTGGACGCAAGAACACGCAGTAACAGCACTGTTAAATCTATCACTTCACGAGCCAAACAAGACCTTGATCACTTCCTCAGGGGCAATAAAGTCATTAATCTACGTGCTTAAAACCGGGACCGACACGTCCAAACAGAATGCTGCGTGTGGGCTTTTAAGCTTAGCTTTAGTTGATGAAAATAAGCTTTCAATTGGTGCTTGTGGTGCTATTCCACCATTAGTTGGGTTGTTAATTAATGGAACAAATAGAGGGAAAAAAGATGCTTTAACAACTCTTTACAAGTTATGTTCAGTAAAATTAAATAAAGAGAGGGCTATTGTTGCAGGTGCAGTGAAGCCATTAGTAGGGCTAGTTTGTGAAAACGGGAATGGATTAGCCGAAAAGGCAATGGTTGTGTTGAGTATATTGGCTGGGATTGAAATGGGGAAAGTGGCTATTGTTGAAGAAGGGGGAATTGCTGCACTTGTTGAAGCTATTGAAGATGGTTCTGATAAAGGAAGAGAATTTGCTGTGTTGACACTATTGCAGCTTTGTGTGGATAGTGTTAGAAACAGAGGGCTTCTTGTTAGAGAAGGTGGAATTCCTCCTCTTGTTGCCTTGTCTCAGAATGGTACTGCTAAAGCTAAGCACAAGGTgagtttttgaattttttgatcTATCTCTAGAACTGTTTACTCAAGTTcttgaaaaagaaagtaaaaatctTGGTCAATTATTAGCACTTTGTAGCAGCATTAGTAGCACTGTATAGTTAAAGACTGAACCATAAGTTGAGCACAAGGTGAGTTTTGAGTTTTTGGTCCACCACTAGAACTGTTTACTGAAGTTcttgaaaaagaaagtaaaaatctTGGTCAATTATTAGCATTTTGTAGATTTcaccttatcaaaaaaaattaTTAGCATTTTgtagcagcagtagtagcagtgTATAGTTAAAGACTGAACCATAAGTTAAGCACAAGGTGAGTTTTGAGTTTTTGATCCACCACTAGTTACTGAAGTTGTTGGAAACGAAAAGGAAAAATCTTGATCAATTATTAGCACTTGGAAGTTGTTGTAGTAGTGGTTAGTTAAAGACTGAATTTTTATGGAATTAGTAATATTAAAGAACCAATAGTTCTTTCAAATTATTGACATTTATCAGTAGGAGGACTTGTTATTATAGCAATTTGTTTGAATGTTGCTAAGAATTTGGATGAGTAGAGCTTTTAACTTAAACTAATTTGTGCCAGTAGTTAACTAAGGGCTTAAATTTGGAATAAAGATTAAATTTTTAGTGGTTTCCATGACAAATTTGAATTTATATGATCATAAACAAATGGTGTGGAGTGTTTTTTCAGTACTTGGATGTTTGAGATTTGGAAGATGGGTATGGgagaaaatggaaagagatgaaGAAAGCATGAGAGTGAAGTTTTGGAGATTACAGTTGTATGGTGTGGGTTGCTATCCTTTCAAATGAGCATTTTGTGTACTTTATTTTGGTGATGTTATCATTTGAACCTTCTGGTACTTGTTGCAGTAACGTATAGAACAAATACTGCTGCTGTGTTGCTTTCAGTGAGACTGATGTTTTAGCCTGCATATGCATTTTTAGTACAAGAGATGCAAGCTGTATTACTTTGATCCTACTCTTGTTATGGAAAGAATTTAATGGCGTTTGgtcattttcttttttctgcaGGCAGAAACTTTATTGGGATACTTGAGAGAACCAAGACAAGAAGCTTCAAGTTCAACTCCTTGAGAGTAATAGTAGTTTTAGACTAGTATTTCTACTGTAGTGGTTTTGTTCTGTATATAGGAAGAAGTGGTTTGAAGAGTTTGTATAGAGTGTTTTAGAAATTTGGGAGTAATGGATGATCTCAGATAatataaaaaactaaaaaataaatattattagaAGCTAGTGAAGAAACTCTGACCTTATTTTTGACTAGGTTTTTAGAGGAAGGGTTCTCATGTCCCTCTTGAATTATTAACTGGTGCTGGTTTTTTGGGAGGGGGATGGAGTTTACCTGGTTTTGGGTTTTTTTCTCTTTGGTTTGGTGAGAATTTGGGTTATTATCCTCTAATTTTGTTTGTGAGGTCCAAGTTCTTGTAGAAGGGTTACTAATTTTCTTGATTTTTAGTGTGTGAAAATCAACTACTAGCATAGTAGGCTAGAggttgttttttcctttttttgaacATGAATATATGCTAGTGTATGAAGCAAAACATATTTGGCCATTTATGTGATATTTTCATGATTTATGAACATCAAAATTTCCAAGCTTAGATGATCACACAAGAGTTTGTGGTTCTCTATGAACTAGAGAGAATCAGATGCCTGTGTTCCCCACTTGGTTTTAATAGTTGTTGTACAGAAACCCCACTTTCCCCACTGGCCTTTCAATCATTTTATTGAAATATGTCTTTAGTTTTCTCTACACCCTCTATTTCTCTACAATACAAGAGGGTGTTGTGTGATGGAATTAATTTGTTCACCCTTGACAGAGGTCTACAGAAAATGGTCTCTCTGTCTTAGAAAGGATAAGGCTAAGGTTGCGAATATCCTATTTTTCCTAAATCCCATTTATGAGAATACCTGAGAtagatgttgttgttgttgtaccttTAATAGAGGTCTTGAGTTTAAGTCTCGGAATAAAACACGGAAGGGAGAAGTTCTTGATAGGGAGTGTTTTTACCTTTTAATAGATCTTACACAACGCGAATTCATATTTAGTCGGGCTAATGAATGATATAGGGGTGGACATCgatcggttcggttcggttttgaacattatcggttttgcctatcggttatcggtttacaaatatcataacccgataatcaaaccgataagatattggttatcaGTTATCGGTTATATatcattatcggttcggttatcgatttacccgataagataaaacaactaaaaaattttgcaatatataaaacaaagaaatcaaacTGCCAGAACGTGTAAACTGTCAACTTTTGTTGTTTCTTAACAAAAGCACGCTCTTACTTCTGTGCAGTATCTACTGATGTCTGGCGGAGAACTGGTGGTGAGTCTTGCGCCTTGACTCTTGGGGGTTGCGACGGAAACAAGAATGAGAACTGAGAGACAAACGACTGAAGAGTGAAGAGGgaattaggaaaataaataaccctagtatatacttaagggtaaattaGTAAATTATATCATTTTTGTTGGGTTATCGGTTTTTACCcaataacaaaaatgcaaaccgagcccgaaccgaaaacccaataatttttttttaacccattaccgaaccgttaacccaataacccaatactgataacccaataaagaattaacggttcggattatcggttttacccgatatatgcccaccctAGAATGATACAAATTTAAATTAGTCAAGTTTTTGAATAGGGAATGATTATTAAAAAAAGGTTTTCTAAGATCATCTTTGTCTATTTCCTATATTACCTAGTGAATTATAGCTGGCAAGGTTGCTTAGGATTTGGTCAATTTAAAGGTGGGTTCATATGAGTTGGTTAGCCAACCATTTTGGTCCTCCAACCTTTGACCACTTTTCATACATTTATTGGATGCTCCAAAACTTAATCTTAACTCTATTTTTTCCCTTCATGTGGTTTGTCGTCCTCCCTTGTAATTCCTCCTTttcaattattttttcttttcaagttttggcatgcTCTGATTTAAAATTGTAGCAAACAAGTTTTTAAAATGTTTGAACCACTTTTTTTAATGCTACCTTCTCACATAAGGTGTACAAATGTGGTATTCAAATTAGAGGTGGCAAACGGGGAGGTCGAGTCGAATATGAACGGGTTGAAAACGGGTAGTTTAAAAACGGGTAAATTATTCGATCCGACTCATAGTTAAAAAACGGGttatatccatattatccatggcttcttaaATATGATTATTTTTAGGAGAATTCCTAATCTCTCAAACTTGAGAAACCCCCAATTTGAgtttttacaaatgtaaaagttaacccattagttatccatttggtcatccattttctaagtggataatatggttcttattcaTATTCGACCCGTTAtttaaaagttcattatccaacccattttttaacgGATAATATGGATGGATAACTGTTTTTTTAACCATTTTGTCACGTTTAATTCAAATCATTAATCACTTCCAAGTATTACGATGATGCTACATGTTGAATTCTCGTATTTTTCCATATCCTTTTCTAAGCACCATCCCCTTTGGCAATTGTGCGCTAAGTTTAACATCCTATTAAGGACTAGGCGTTCAAGGCTGGATTTATAGGGTACATGAACTCATAGTTTCTCCGCTAATATCGATATAAAGATACATATTTTAAATTCATTAGTTTTGTGTAAATATCAAGTGCGAATAGATTTTGCCCTCATTGTTCTATAAGGTGCATTTGAACCATTGAACCTGATACCAGCTGGTTCAAATGAAACAGAAGTATATGCAAAATTAATTGATTGACCTAGTCTTTTCTTTTTGGACGGTAAATTATATACTTAAAAATAGTTCTGTCTCCTTGTTGGGGACTACTGAGGTAGTTACAATGCTTTTATTGCTACTGTAGAATGAAATTGCCTAGAGTAGGCAAAACTTCTTTGATTTATGAAAATGTTGTAGTGTCAAAGGGAGTAAGTATAATATAGAAATTAAGCCTTCCTAATTGAGAGATTTTATCCTCATAGGTTTGGTGGtcacaaacaacaacaacaacgacccaatataatcccacaagtggggtctggggagggtaatatgtacgcagaccttacccctaccctgaagggtagagaggctgtttccaggagaccaacatgagccgatatattagtaccataaaaatgcataataaaataccagcaatataagagatatgaaatacagaatacgaaatacgaaatagatggttggtatagtacaactagcaggtaaagccctgcatcaatagacgaccaatgacattc
Proteins encoded:
- the LOC104225422 gene encoding U-box domain-containing protein 4-like — its product is MVSLEESQSHSHSHSVNSISSTTHFGQTRPYYYTPPPLSSAAKINRSIGRSMRTIRSSTTFQSTNCSGAVSENSGAISENLTDSVIDIHLGELSRKPPANKSSTSDEDYLELSQAFSDFSACSSDISGELQRLASVPVSDQGNPNSKPEPEPEPCFGFLEREKFSTEIIESISPEDLQPTVKLCVDSLNSPSVAVKRSAAAKLRLLAKNRADNRALIGESGAIPVLIPLLRCTDPWTQEHAVTALLNLSLHEPNKTLITSSGAIKSLIYVLKTGTDTSKQNAACGLLSLALVDENKLSIGACGAIPPLVGLLINGTNRGKKDALTTLYKLCSVKLNKERAIVAGAVKPLVGLVCENGNGLAEKAMVVLSILAGIEMGKVAIVEEGGIAALVEAIEDGSDKGREFAVLTLLQLCVDSVRNRGLLVREGGIPPLVALSQNGTAKAKHKAETLLGYLREPRQEASSSTP